The following coding sequences lie in one Brachionichthys hirsutus isolate HB-005 chromosome 15, CSIRO-AGI_Bhir_v1, whole genome shotgun sequence genomic window:
- the LOC137904780 gene encoding mitochondrial fission factor homolog A-like → MSGPIFTSPSAEVAEMNRIHYELEYTEVISQRMRIPETLMVTSEKEAGSLPLQQPQPTRTTLMQVPERIVVAGEDGDPLFACPRDLDLIQSIPPVDLLNMKAPPRVLTLTEQPLDSLETEQSPSQQNSPNQGTHIQTRPRRERSASENISCRHSGQVGRGDVSVIPSPSALPVRSCPPLCSPEDANINLFTAVGFLSYAQSTTRRAYQQVLEVLDDSHRRTHLDLALDVNPDDSGLLDASSLRRQIVKLNRRLQLLEEENKERSKREVILYSATVAFWLFNTWTWFRR, encoded by the exons ATGAGTGGGCCGATCTTCACCTCGCCCTCTGCGGAGGTGGCGGAGATGAACCGCATCCATTATGAACTGGAGTACACGGAGGTCATCAGCCAGCGCATGCGAATCCCCGAGACCCTCATGGTGACCTCGGAGAAGGAAGCGGGGTCTCTGCCGCTGCAGCAGCCCCAGCCCACACGCACGACTCTGATGCAGGTGCCAGAGAGGATCGTTGTCGCAG GTGAGGATGGAGACCCTCTGTTTGCTTGTCCTCGAGACTTGGATCTGATTCAGTCCATCCCTCCTGTGGATCTCCTAAACATGAAGGCTCCTCCACGTGTCCTCACGCTGACGGAGCAGCCGCTTGACTCCCTCGAGACCGAACAGAGTCCATCTCAACAGAACAGTCCCAACCAGGGG ACCCACATTCAAACTCGGCCACGAAGGGAGCGAAGTGCGAGCGAGAATATATCTTGCCGCCACAGCGGTCAGGTGGGCAGAGGCGACGTCAG CGTAATCCCCTCCCCTTCCGCTCTCCCAGTCCGCTCGTGCCCACCCCTCTGTTCCCCCGAGGATGCAAACATCAACCTGTTCACAGCGGTGGGGTTTCTCTCTTATGCCCAGTCAACGACACGGCGAGCGTATCAGCAGGTCCTGGAAGTGCTGGATGACAGCCACCGCAG GACACATCTGGACCTGGCCCTGGATGTAAACCCAGATGACTCAGGCCTGTTGGACGCCTCCTCGTTACGGCGACAG ATTGTGAAATTGAACCGCCGTCTGCAGCTGCTcgaggaagaaaacaaagagcgCTCCAAGCGAGAGGTAATCCTGTATTCTGCTACTGTGGCGTTCTGGCTTTTTAACACCTGGACCTGGTTCCGTCGCTGA